One Dialister invisus DSM 15470 genomic region harbors:
- a CDS encoding undecaprenyl-diphosphate phosphatase — MYEYFCALIIGIVEGLTEYIPVSSTGHMIIVGNMINFTGELANVFDVFIQLGAILSVVVVYRQKFLYILDTHHWFRKKGPSLMNLGIAMLPACVLGYLCHGMIKQYLFGPKTVIIGLVIGGLFMIFAEKKRKYFLVENIDQITSQQAFKIGLFQCLSLWPGFSRSGSTIAGSLLVGVSRKAAADFSFIMAVPLMCIACLYDLIKVAKYLSMGDFGILSVGFITSFVVAYVSILWFLKFLATSTLTGFAFYRFIVAFVALIYFW; from the coding sequence GTGTACGAGTATTTTTGTGCGTTAATTATTGGGATTGTTGAAGGTTTAACAGAGTATATTCCTGTGTCGAGTACGGGACATATGATCATCGTTGGGAATATGATTAACTTCACAGGTGAGCTGGCCAATGTTTTCGATGTATTTATCCAGCTTGGCGCCATTTTATCCGTAGTTGTCGTATACCGACAGAAGTTTCTTTATATACTGGATACCCATCATTGGTTTAGAAAAAAAGGTCCATCTTTGATGAATCTGGGAATTGCCATGCTTCCCGCCTGTGTTTTAGGCTATCTGTGCCACGGTATGATTAAACAATATCTGTTTGGTCCCAAAACCGTTATCATCGGTCTTGTTATTGGAGGCCTTTTCATGATTTTTGCGGAAAAGAAGAGAAAATACTTTTTGGTTGAAAATATAGATCAGATTACTTCACAACAGGCATTTAAAATAGGCCTTTTTCAATGTCTTTCTCTGTGGCCGGGGTTTTCCAGAAGCGGAAGCACTATTGCCGGAAGTCTTTTAGTTGGCGTATCAAGAAAAGCGGCTGCCGATTTTTCCTTTATTATGGCAGTTCCGTTGATGTGCATTGCATGCCTGTATGATTTGATAAAGGTGGCAAAATATTTATCTATGGGTGACTTTGGCATTCTATCAGTGGGATTTATTACGTCTTTTGTTGTTGCATACGTTTCTATTCTTTGGTTTTTGAAGTTTTTGGCTACATCGACTTTGACAGGTTTTGCTTTCTATCGTTTTATTGTAGCGTTTGTTGCGCTAATTTACTTTTGGTGA
- a CDS encoding flavodoxin domain-containing protein encodes MGSKVAIIYFSATGNTEAMAEAVAVGARNTGAEVLLAPVSDVDPIEIGNTCHHIILGCSAWGVEVIEEMEMKPFCEKLKPYLKGKEMGVFGSCGWSRGAWLNSWYNELHFAGAHFAAKPVLAYGYPDEEAQKNCEALGAAVAKA; translated from the coding sequence ATGGGAAGTAAAGTTGCAATTATTTATTTTTCAGCAACAGGGAATACAGAAGCGATGGCAGAGGCCGTGGCCGTGGGAGCTCGTAATACGGGAGCTGAAGTTTTACTTGCTCCCGTTTCAGATGTAGATCCTATTGAAATTGGTAATACCTGTCATCACATTATCTTAGGGTGTTCAGCTTGGGGAGTCGAAGTGATTGAGGAGATGGAAATGAAGCCATTTTGTGAGAAGTTGAAACCTTATTTAAAAGGGAAAGAAATGGGGGTTTTCGGCTCTTGTGGCTGGAGCCGCGGCGCATGGCTGAATTCCTGGTATAATGAGCTTCATTTCGCAGGGGCGCATTTTGCTGCCAAACCGGTTTTAGCTTATGGATATCCTGATGAAGAGGCTCAGAAGAATTGTGAAGCTCTTGGGGCAGCGGTTGCTAAAGCATAA
- a CDS encoding ATP-grasp domain-containing protein, with translation MRAFIRIQHSGDFYDQNCYSVYHGCSKLDIPIVRYKAIYSVTDNAPTDLVVGAFSDVKVALERLGVILLPIDYPDELLPFTGRKIWKSTLFTITSHPDYWHVFVKPVEDVKRFRGTILDKSEDLIKLGGGLEDIEVWCSEKVNFLAEWRIWILDGKIIGINPYRGRWDLYPDPKVLQQAVNAYHSAPRAYALDFGITDKRETLLVEVSDAYALSSFGLDSVLYTKILITRWQELTSTIKISVE, from the coding sequence ATGAGAGCATTTATTCGTATTCAGCATTCTGGAGACTTCTATGATCAGAATTGCTATTCTGTTTATCATGGATGCTCTAAATTGGATATTCCCATTGTTAGGTATAAAGCAATATATTCAGTGACGGATAATGCACCGACAGATTTGGTCGTTGGTGCTTTTTCGGATGTGAAGGTTGCGTTAGAGCGGTTAGGTGTAATTTTACTGCCGATTGATTATCCGGATGAATTATTACCTTTTACAGGAAGAAAAATTTGGAAATCGACACTATTTACGATTACCAGTCATCCCGATTATTGGCATGTGTTTGTAAAGCCGGTAGAAGATGTAAAACGTTTTCGCGGAACGATTTTAGATAAATCGGAAGATTTGATTAAATTAGGCGGCGGACTTGAAGATATTGAAGTATGGTGCAGTGAAAAGGTAAATTTCCTTGCTGAATGGCGCATTTGGATTTTAGATGGGAAAATTATAGGTATAAATCCGTATAGAGGCAGATGGGATTTATATCCTGATCCTAAAGTGCTTCAACAAGCTGTCAATGCTTATCATTCCGCGCCTCGTGCATATGCTCTTGATTTTGGGATTACGGATAAAAGAGAAACTCTTTTAGTAGAAGTAAGTGATGCATATGCTTTGAGCAGTTTTGGCCTCGATTCCGTTTTATATACTAAAATATTAATAACTCGTTGGCAGGAACTGACATCTACAATTAAAATTTCTGTTGAATAA
- a CDS encoding flavodoxin, with translation MAKVAIVYWSGSGNTEAMAQAIENAAKDAGAETTLSFVSDTTASDVAAFDRIILGCPAMGNEELEEYEFEPFFAELLPQLKGKIVGIFGSYAWNQGDWIVTWKQRLNDAGVELISEPVKAYSYPDDEALAACAALGKAVANA, from the coding sequence ATGGCAAAGGTAGCAATCGTATATTGGTCCGGCTCCGGAAATACAGAAGCTATGGCACAAGCAATTGAAAATGCAGCAAAGGATGCGGGTGCAGAAACCACATTGAGCTTTGTAAGTGATACTACTGCATCTGATGTGGCAGCTTTTGATCGTATTATTCTTGGCTGCCCGGCGATGGGGAATGAAGAGTTGGAAGAATATGAATTTGAACCATTTTTTGCTGAACTGTTGCCACAGCTCAAAGGTAAAATAGTTGGTATTTTTGGTTCTTATGCGTGGAATCAGGGCGATTGGATTGTGACGTGGAAGCAGCGTTTGAATGATGCAGGTGTTGAACTTATATCCGAACCGGTTAAGGCTTACAGCTATCCTGATGATGAAGCACTGGCTGCTTGTGCCGCTTTAGGAAAAGCGGTGGCGAATGCGTAA
- a CDS encoding glutamine--tRNA ligase/YqeY domain fusion protein, which yields MEERQEAANFIEAEINKDIANNVYENGRVLTRFPPEPNGYLHIGHVKSICLNFGLGEKYHGETNVRFDDTNPAKEEVEYVNSILEDIKWLGFKWKEPVHYASDYFPQLYEFACKLIRMGLAYVDDQTSEEIHDTRGDFLHPGKESPWRNRSVEENLQLFQEMKNGKYKDGEKVLRAKIDMSAPNVVMRDPVIYRILHSTHHRTGNTWCIYPLYDFAHPLSDAIEGITQSICTLEFEERRPLYNWCLQAFDGKEKPRQIEFARLNVTTMITSKRKLRKMVESGVVSGWDDPRMPTISGIRRRGYTPESLRRFCELIGVAKADNVVDISFLEYCIREDLKTKAPRIMTVIDPVKVVLTNYPEDKMEYVTIENNPEQETMGTRQVPFGRIIYIEREDFMETPVKKFFRMTPGKEVRLKGAYIVHCDELIKDEKGKLKEIHCTVDFDTRSGTPGADRKVKGTLHWVYADTAVDVAVRLYDYLISPDDVDDGRDFMEKVNTDSLVVMNGKAEPVIKEYDVGSRFQFLRKGYFIIDKDSTKKQIVCNRIVGLRDTWAKLQKIMGKGNG from the coding sequence ATGGAAGAAAGACAAGAAGCGGCCAATTTTATCGAAGCAGAGATTAACAAGGATATTGCTAATAATGTATATGAAAATGGACGGGTATTAACGAGATTTCCTCCGGAACCTAATGGGTACCTTCATATTGGACATGTGAAAAGTATTTGCCTTAATTTCGGCCTTGGTGAAAAATATCATGGTGAAACTAATGTACGTTTTGATGATACCAATCCTGCCAAAGAAGAGGTCGAATATGTTAATTCGATTTTAGAAGATATAAAATGGCTCGGATTCAAATGGAAAGAACCCGTACATTATGCATCTGACTATTTTCCGCAGCTTTATGAATTTGCCTGCAAATTGATTCGTATGGGATTGGCTTATGTAGATGACCAGACCAGCGAGGAAATTCATGATACCCGCGGTGATTTTTTACATCCCGGTAAAGAAAGCCCATGGCGTAACCGCAGTGTGGAAGAAAATCTGCAGTTATTCCAGGAAATGAAGAATGGAAAATATAAAGATGGGGAAAAGGTTCTTCGTGCCAAGATTGATATGTCGGCACCCAATGTGGTTATGAGAGATCCGGTTATTTATCGGATTCTCCATTCTACACATCACCGTACAGGCAACACATGGTGTATCTATCCGCTCTATGATTTTGCGCATCCTCTTTCTGATGCTATTGAAGGAATTACCCAATCTATCTGTACGTTGGAATTTGAGGAAAGACGCCCTTTATATAATTGGTGTCTTCAGGCATTTGACGGGAAGGAAAAACCGAGGCAGATTGAATTTGCGCGATTGAATGTGACTACAATGATTACGAGTAAGCGTAAACTGCGTAAGATGGTAGAATCGGGTGTTGTCTCCGGATGGGATGATCCCCGTATGCCAACTATCAGCGGCATCAGAAGAAGAGGATATACGCCGGAATCTTTACGACGCTTCTGTGAATTGATTGGTGTGGCTAAGGCAGATAATGTAGTAGATATTTCTTTTTTAGAATACTGTATTCGTGAAGACCTTAAGACTAAGGCGCCTCGAATTATGACTGTTATTGATCCTGTTAAAGTTGTTCTTACGAACTATCCTGAAGATAAAATGGAATATGTAACGATTGAAAATAATCCGGAACAGGAAACTATGGGAACACGGCAGGTTCCTTTTGGCAGAATTATTTATATTGAACGGGAAGATTTTATGGAAACGCCGGTGAAGAAATTTTTCCGTATGACACCGGGAAAGGAGGTTCGGCTTAAAGGGGCATACATTGTGCACTGTGATGAACTTATTAAGGATGAAAAGGGTAAACTCAAAGAAATTCATTGCACGGTTGATTTTGATACACGCAGTGGAACACCCGGTGCAGATCGTAAAGTGAAGGGGACGCTTCATTGGGTATATGCTGATACAGCAGTTGATGTGGCAGTGCGTCTGTACGATTATCTGATTTCCCCGGATGATGTAGATGATGGCCGCGATTTCATGGAAAAGGTGAATACAGATTCACTTGTAGTAATGAATGGCAAGGCTGAACCGGTAATTAAGGAATATGATGTAGGAAGCCGTTTTCAGTTTTTACGCAAGGGATATTTTATTATTGATAAAGACAGTACAAAAAAACAGATTGTGTGCAATCGGATCGTCGGGCTTCGGGATACTTGGGCTAAGTTGCAAAAAATAATGGGGAAGGGAAACGGATAA
- a CDS encoding pyridoxal phosphate-dependent aminotransferase has protein sequence MEWNNKISENVQAVPFSGIRKFFDLASTMKDVISLGVGEPDYAAPDRVIDACIESLKNKETSYTSNWGLLELREEISGLFKKRYGLEYDPMNEIMITVGVSEAITVVMQTILNQGDQVLMPDPAYLAYPACVRLVGGTPVLVPTFSDDEFRLRVDKLEEKLTTKTKALLIGYPNNPTGTVMDQAALEEIAAFAQRHDLIVISDEIYCDLTYEGKHTCFASIPGMKERTLVMNGFSKSYAMTGLRIGYICGPKEVMQSLYKVHQYEILCAASTSQYGAIAALRKCDEDVKVMFDEYKIRRKIVYDALAKMGLKVFKPKGAFYIFPDISCTGMNDEEFCDRLLMEEKVGVVPGTCFGLQGKNHIRISYAASRENLTEAMKRMAHFVTKYKK, from the coding sequence ATGGAATGGAATAATAAAATTTCTGAAAATGTACAGGCAGTTCCTTTTTCTGGAATTCGTAAATTTTTTGATCTGGCAAGCACAATGAAAGATGTTATTTCTTTAGGTGTGGGAGAACCAGATTATGCGGCACCTGATAGAGTTATTGACGCATGCATTGAAAGTCTGAAAAACAAAGAAACTTCTTATACCTCAAATTGGGGTCTTTTGGAACTTCGCGAGGAAATCAGCGGCCTTTTTAAAAAGCGTTATGGATTGGAATATGATCCAATGAATGAAATTATGATTACCGTTGGTGTATCGGAAGCTATTACTGTTGTCATGCAGACGATCCTGAATCAGGGAGATCAGGTTTTAATGCCTGACCCTGCCTATCTCGCGTATCCTGCATGCGTAAGATTGGTTGGAGGGACACCTGTTCTTGTACCGACATTTTCTGATGATGAATTCAGATTAAGAGTGGATAAGTTGGAGGAAAAACTGACGACCAAGACGAAAGCGTTACTGATCGGTTATCCAAACAATCCAACGGGGACGGTAATGGATCAGGCAGCTCTTGAAGAAATTGCGGCATTTGCCCAGAGGCATGACTTGATCGTAATTTCAGATGAAATTTATTGTGACCTGACTTATGAGGGGAAACATACCTGTTTTGCTTCCATCCCCGGTATGAAGGAACGCACTCTTGTCATGAATGGGTTTTCAAAATCTTATGCGATGACAGGATTACGTATTGGCTATATTTGCGGACCGAAAGAAGTCATGCAGTCTTTGTACAAGGTTCACCAGTATGAGATTTTATGTGCTGCATCTACCAGTCAGTATGGAGCAATCGCTGCGCTGAGGAAATGTGATGAAGATGTAAAAGTGATGTTCGATGAATATAAGATTCGCAGAAAGATAGTGTATGATGCTCTCGCGAAAATGGGGCTTAAAGTATTTAAGCCGAAAGGGGCCTTCTATATTTTTCCGGATATCAGCTGTACTGGAATGAACGATGAAGAGTTTTGTGATAGGCTGCTGATGGAAGAAAAAGTGGGAGTGGTTCCTGGTACTTGTTTTGGGCTGCAGGGGAAAAATCATATTCGTATTTCCTATGCGGCAAGTCGAGAAAATTTGACAGAGGCGATGAAACGCATGGCACATTTTGTGACAAAATATAAAAAATAA